The Ziziphus jujuba cultivar Dongzao chromosome 1, ASM3175591v1 genome segment TGGAAGTGTTTACAGAATGGCAAATGCTGGCAAAATGCATAgtgatggaaaataataaaaacaaacacaagTAATAAACCAGATAAGGCCGCAGCCGAATgggggggcaaaaaaaaaaaaaaaaaaaaaaattgacctgTTGCTAGCCTGGCCTTATACAACAGTGCAAAGACACAAGAAAAATACCCACCAGAAACTGAATGGTCTCTCTCACAGTCATCAAAAAACAAGGTCATTTTCACTTAATGATACTATTCCCAGATCCGATTTGCATAGTTTTCAACTGTGAAGAATTGGGAATAATTCTAAGCAAGTAGAAGGGACTgctaaaatacaaataaacagTACCTGGGAAAGAATGTTAGTGAGTCAGAACTATATACAGAAAAAAACAATGATTTCATGTCCTACAAAAGCATAGAACGGGTTGCCGGCTGAAAatgttgacccaaaaaaaataaaataaaataaaaataaaaaccattaaTTTACTAGACAATTGGCATTGGAAGCGGCATTACAGTTAATGAAAAtggtaataaaaaatagataaataatctGCCAAAAGAAGTGTAAGAGAAAGATTGTGTATAAATATAAGTTGTAGTTGGTAAAAATAGGTAATGAAGTTGGAGCGGGTCTCTCCCTAGAAAGGGTTAATAAGGATATTGGAAAATGGGGATGAAAGATAGTATGTTTAGGTATGCAGATGGTCTGGACAAGTTATTGATGTTTTTGGGGACATTAGGAAGCCTTGGAGATGGGTTGCAGAACCCTCTGATGATGTACATCCTTAGTGATGTTATCAATTCCTATGGAAGTTCCAACGGCTCTCTCACAAATGATGATGTAGACAAGGTAACCGTATCAAACATATATccatgatttgttttttttttttttttttttttttttttgctttttacgATAGGAGGATTCAAGCTCAAATCATTGCATGAAAAAATAGTAGCTTGCTTTGTCATTATTCTCTAGACTTTCCATGCTACTATATCAACGATTGTAACAATGGGACATATTAACATTTTTCCAAACTCAGATAGCCAAACTTAGTATGTTTAGGCACACCGTTTGAAATAGTGCAGAGAAGAGTAATGGTTTTGGTTCATGATCTGAAAACTATATATGTCTATGTATATtgaaaataagattttttttttattattatttttttaatgatgattTCTAAAGTTGGAAAACGTGATGTGTATTGAATTTGAAAAGAGCTCAATtagaaaacaacataaaaaaaccATATAGTATACTTTAATGGGATAGATTAAGAAAGAAAGCAACgatgaaattgataaaatatgatgTATTTTATCGTTCTAGAAAACTGCTTTCAAACTAACAAAAACAGTTTTGTTAGTTTGTGAAAGAGAAGTTGAACAATAACCTAAAAGTTATCTAACTCCATAGTCCATACAAGAGTATattcaatttttacaattttcttttttattttttttaactaagaaAAAATACTAGGAACAAACAAACATACTCTTTCACTAAGGGcataaataaattggaaattgCGGTTTTTTCTTTGATCTGCATAATCCCTTTTTCGCATAATGGACTTTGAGTAGTTTAAAACAGTTCGTAAGGTTACTATCTGTGATTTTTCAGTTTGCACTAAGGCTACTCTATGCTGCAATTGGAGTTGGGCTTTCTGCCTTTGTGGGTATGCAGTATTTtctttcataataataataatcttaatatataaatctaattagaactttccttttttatcactttttcttggaaaaaaaaaagaaaaaaaaaaaaaagagttattaGCAAATGAACTTGATCATTTACATTTTCCAGAGGGACTTTGTTGGACTAGAACTGCTGAAAGGCAAACATCAAGAATGAGAACAGAGTATCTGAAATCTGTTCTCAGACAAGAAGCTGGTTTCTTTGACACACAAACTGCTGGTTCTTCAACAACTTACCAAGTTGTCTCAATCATCTCCTCAGATGCAAATGCAGTCCAAGTTGCTCTATGTGAAAAGGTTTGCTCCAACTCAGTTAAGAAAGAACTATTATTTTGATAGCTAGCTATTGTACCATCAATATCAAAAAGTTTAAACTGCTAGAAAGCAaaccaaattatatatcaaGCTAATTACAAaacatgaaatatatatatatatatatttttttttttagacttcAATTGGTGTTTATCCTTTTAACAAGAAATCTGGTCCTTTCCCTTATGTAGATACCAGACTGCCTGGCTTATATGTCAACCTTCTTGTTCTGTCACATATTTGCCTTCACACTGTCATGGAGACTCACACTAGCAGCTATGCCACTCTCAATAATGTTCATTGCTCCGGGACTTGTATTCGGGAAAATCCTGATGGGACTTGCAATGAAGATGATTGAAGCTTATGGAGTTGCTGGTGGTATTGCAGAACAATCAATTTCTTCTGTTAGAACTGTATATTCATACGTGGGGGAGAATCAAACGCTAGATAGGTTCAGCAAAGCACTTCAGAAAGTCTTAGAATTCGGGATAAAGGCTGGTTTTATCAAGGGATTGATGATGGGAAGCATGGGAATCATTTATGTGGGCTGGGGTTTTCAGGCTTGGGTTGGAACTTATTTGGTTACTCAAAAAGGAGAACAAGGTGGCCACGTTTTTATAGCCGGGTTCAATGTCCTCATGGGAGGCTTGTGAGTGATTTCTCTGAACTAAGTGCTTTTAATTCTGTCTTATATCATATTCATTGGTAAGCTTGATTTccttgttttaaaaattgagaactCATTTAGTTTTGTTACCAATGCAGGAGTATTTTGAGTGCTCTACCAAATTTGACTGCCCTCACAGAAGCATCGGCAGCTACAACTCGAATTCTTGAAATGATTGATCGAGTTCCTGCTATTGACACTGAAGATAGAAAAGGAAAAGCTTTATCATATGTGAGAGGAGAGATAGAATTTAAAGACATCTATTTTAGTTATCCATCAAGACCTGATACACCAGTTTTAGAAGGTTTAAACCTGAAAGTTCCAGCCGGTAAGAAGGTAGGTCTTGTTGGGGGCAGTGGCTCTGGCAAGTCCACAATTATTGCACTCCTTGAAAGATTTTATGACCCCATAGAAGGAGAAATTTTCTTGGATGGATACAAAATAAGAAGACTCCAGTTGAAATGGTTGAGATCCCAGATGGGTCTGGTTAATCAGGAACCTGTGCTCTTTGCAACATCCATAAAAGAGAATATTCTCTTTGGGAAAGAAGGAGCTTCAGTGGAGCAAGTGATCCTTGCTGCTAAAGCCGCAAACGCACATGACTTCATTGTTAAGTTGGCAGATGGATATGAAACCCAAGTAAGCTTTACTAATTGTCTTTAATTCTGCTTTAAAAACAGAAGGAAATGCATGTTTTTCGTTTTTGTAATTTAGTTGTTGAAAGAACTTAAAGAATCTAAGATCTTGGATGCTCACAGTAGTTGATGactattaacttttaaatacGAAAATAAACAGATAAAACTTGTAGGTCCTATATCATGTTAAAAGCATCACTATTTCATAAAATCTTGAACTCGAAGAAAAACTTGACACAGATTCAACTTGCGTATGGTTTTTCCTGTAAGCTGATTTGTAACTTAAACTACTGTATTGGTTTCCCAGGTTGGTCAGTTTGGATTTCAAATGTCAGGTGGGCAAAAGCAACGAATTGCCATAGCAAGAGCTCTACTAAGGGATCCAAAGATTCTGCTGCTTGATGAGGCCACAAGTGCATTGGATGCTCAGTCTGAAACAGTAGTACAAGAGGCAATTGATCAGGCTTCAAAAGGGAGAACAACAATCAGCATTGCCCACCGCTTGTCCACAATCAGAACAGCAGACTTGATCATTGTCCTCCAGGCTGGGAAGGTAGTTGAATCAGGTTCACATAACAAGCTGATGAAAATGAATGGGGGGCAAGGTGGCGAGTATTTCAAGATGTTACAATTGCAGCAGGTGGCAATGGAAAACGAAGCTCCAAATGAGTTCAATGACCAGCTAGAAGGGAAATCTAGACGTAGGAGGAGTGCTACACCAAGCCCTATTAGTATTAGATCCAGTGCCCACAGTACTCCATCAATATACCCCTACAGTACAGCAATGTCCATTTCCTTGGGCACACCCTACTCCTACTCTATCCAATATGGCCCTGGTGATGAAAgttatgaagaagaagatgacgaCTTAAAGCGATCCTCTTATCCTCCTCCTTCTCAGTGGCGTTTGTTGAAAATGAACTCACCCGAGTGGGGAAAAGCCTTACTTGGTTGCTTGGGTGCAATTGGTTCTGGGGCTGTACAACCAATAAACGCATATTGTGTAGGATCACTTATATCAGTTTACTTCCTCACAGATAAATCAGAGATCAAGTCCAAATCCAGAACCCTGTCCCTTATTTTCTTAGGCATTGGTGTTTTCAACTTCGTTACCAATGTTATACAGCATTCCAATTTTGCAATCATGGGAGAAAAGTTGACAAAGAGGGTAAGGGAGAAACTACTTGAGAAGTTGATGACTTTTGAGGTTGGATGGTTTGATGAAGATGAGAACACAAGTGCAGCCATTTGTGCAAGGCTAGCAACCGAAGCCAACATGGTTAGATCCCTTGTTGGAGACAGAATGTCATTGCTGGTACAAGCAATTTTCGGTGCTTGCTTTGCTTATGTGCTTGGACTTATACTCACTTGGAGGCTTGCCCTCGTGATGATAGCAGTGCAGCCACTTGTCATTGGGAGCTTTTACTCAAGAAGCGTCTTAATGAAGAGTATGGCTGAGAAAGCTAGAAAAGCTCAAAAGGAAGGAAGCCAACTGGCAAGTGAAGCTGTCATTAACCACAGAACTATAACCGCCTTTTCTTCTCAGAAAAGAATTTTGGGCCTCTTTGGTGCCACATTGAAAGGTCCTAGGAAGGAGAGTGTTAAACAGTCCTACGTTTCTGGTCTTGGCTTGTTTAGTTCTCAATTCTTCAACACAGCTGCGACAGCTTTAGCTTACTGGTATGGTGGAAGGCTATTGGTGCAGGATTTAATAACCCCAAAACATCTTTTCCAAGCATTCTTGATACTGCTGTTTACAGCTTATATCATTGCAGAAGCTGGAAGTATGACTTCTGATATATCTAAAGGAAGCAGTGCAATTCAATCAGTTTTTGCAATGTTAGATAGGAAAACTGAGATTGACCCGGACAGCAAGTGGGGACTTGACCTTAAGAAAAGGGTAAAAGGTCGTATAGAGTTCAAAAATGTATTCTTTTCATATCCAACAAGGCCTGATCAGATGATCCTCAGGGGATTGAGCCTCAGGATTGAAGCAGGCAGAACAGTTGCACTTGTAGGCCAAAGTGGTTCTGGAAAATCGACCCTTATCGGGCTCATTGAGAGGTTTTATGATCCTTTGAAAGGGTCAATACACGTAGATGAACAGGATGTAAAGAACTATAAATTGAGAATTTTGAGGTCTCATATTGCATTAGTTAGTCAGGAGCCAACCCTTTTCGCAGGAACCATCCGCGAAAACATTGCCTATGGGAAACCAAAGGCAACAGAGTCCGAGATAAAAAGGGCTGCAGTTCATGCTAACGCTCATGAATTCATAAGGTATGCAAAATACAGTTGATGATAGAATTAGAAACACAGCTACCTCAATTCCTATCACATTACTGATTTGTTAACACAGTAAGCATGATTTAATGTTCTTAACTAGttcaatttctatttttatttttattttttctttttccacttTCAGTGGAATGAAAGATGGATATGATACGTACTGTGGAGAGAGAGGAGTTCAGCTATCAGGAGGTCAGAAACAAAGGATAGCACTAGCTCGTGCAATCCTGAAGAACCCATCAATCCTGCTGTTGGACGAGGCAACCAGTGCGCTTGATAGTGTATCGGAAAACTTGGTTCAAGAAGCACTTGAAAAGATGATGGTTGACAGAACCTGCATAGTCATTGCTCACAGGCTATCTACCATACAAAAGTCCAACACCATTGCTGTCATCAAGAATGGAAACGTTGCAGAACAAGGCTCACATAATGAATTGATTTCATTAGGAAGGAATGGAGCCTACTGTTCTCTCATAAAACTACAAACCGGAAACTTACCTTCCTAGTAAACCAAAGCAGTTGTACTGAAACCTATGGATCGTTAGTAAACCACAGCAGTTGTACTGAAACCTATGGATCGTGTTTAGGCTCAACTTCATGATTCTTATCATAAATTCTGTAATTATGTGTTACATGCATGTTAATTAAGTTTTGGTGGAGATAAAAAATAACCAAGAGTTTTGTGCTATGTATGTTTTATATTCTTGATATTTGCAAACTAAAATCTCCTAGAGCACTACCATGGATTCCCATATTCCACTTC includes the following:
- the LOC107431723 gene encoding putative multidrug resistance protein; translated protein: MGMKDSMFRYADGLDKLLMFLGTLGSLGDGLQNPLMMYILSDVINSYGSSNGSLTNDDVDKFALRLLYAAIGVGLSAFVEGLCWTRTAERQTSRMRTEYLKSVLRQEAGFFDTQTAGSSTTYQVVSIISSDANAVQVALCEKIPDCLAYMSTFLFCHIFAFTLSWRLTLAAMPLSIMFIAPGLVFGKILMGLAMKMIEAYGVAGGIAEQSISSVRTVYSYVGENQTLDRFSKALQKVLEFGIKAGFIKGLMMGSMGIIYVGWGFQAWVGTYLVTQKGEQGGHVFIAGFNVLMGGLSILSALPNLTALTEASAATTRILEMIDRVPAIDTEDRKGKALSYVRGEIEFKDIYFSYPSRPDTPVLEGLNLKVPAGKKVGLVGGSGSGKSTIIALLERFYDPIEGEIFLDGYKIRRLQLKWLRSQMGLVNQEPVLFATSIKENILFGKEGASVEQVILAAKAANAHDFIVKLADGYETQVGQFGFQMSGGQKQRIAIARALLRDPKILLLDEATSALDAQSETVVQEAIDQASKGRTTISIAHRLSTIRTADLIIVLQAGKVVESGSHNKLMKMNGGQGGEYFKMLQLQQVAMENEAPNEFNDQLEGKSRRRRSATPSPISIRSSAHSTPSIYPYSTAMSISLGTPYSYSIQYGPGDESYEEEDDDLKRSSYPPPSQWRLLKMNSPEWGKALLGCLGAIGSGAVQPINAYCVGSLISVYFLTDKSEIKSKSRTLSLIFLGIGVFNFVTNVIQHSNFAIMGEKLTKRVREKLLEKLMTFEVGWFDEDENTSAAICARLATEANMVRSLVGDRMSLLVQAIFGACFAYVLGLILTWRLALVMIAVQPLVIGSFYSRSVLMKSMAEKARKAQKEGSQLASEAVINHRTITAFSSQKRILGLFGATLKGPRKESVKQSYVSGLGLFSSQFFNTAATALAYWYGGRLLVQDLITPKHLFQAFLILLFTAYIIAEAGSMTSDISKGSSAIQSVFAMLDRKTEIDPDSKWGLDLKKRVKGRIEFKNVFFSYPTRPDQMILRGLSLRIEAGRTVALVGQSGSGKSTLIGLIERFYDPLKGSIHVDEQDVKNYKLRILRSHIALVSQEPTLFAGTIRENIAYGKPKATESEIKRAAVHANAHEFISGMKDGYDTYCGERGVQLSGGQKQRIALARAILKNPSILLLDEATSALDSVSENLVQEALEKMMVDRTCIVIAHRLSTIQKSNTIAVIKNGNVAEQGSHNELISLGRNGAYCSLIKLQTGNLPS